One part of the Novipirellula aureliae genome encodes these proteins:
- a CDS encoding glycosyltransferase family 2 protein, whose product MDNPTKISVVLPVRDGEHRIVDRIEYLLDALAAMTADRAEIVVVDDGSQDATVEVVEELRTKHPTVRIVRHSRPRGMEAAGQSGLERALGELVFIQETDSPIRIEDLQRLLRMSEDHSIVAARAESRPQPLSPALLRRLSAWGAAVEQQYNESEKARSPEPCCLQMVRRPHLYQLSSPKGGRVDLDNDTIRATSIS is encoded by the coding sequence ATGGACAATCCTACCAAAATTTCAGTCGTCTTGCCTGTCCGCGATGGTGAGCATCGGATCGTCGATCGCATCGAGTATCTGCTAGACGCTTTGGCAGCCATGACGGCTGATAGAGCCGAGATCGTGGTGGTCGATGATGGAAGCCAAGATGCGACGGTCGAGGTGGTTGAGGAACTTCGAACAAAGCATCCCACGGTTCGGATCGTCCGCCACTCGCGCCCTCGCGGGATGGAGGCGGCAGGACAAAGCGGATTGGAAAGAGCGTTAGGCGAGTTGGTTTTTATTCAAGAAACCGACTCCCCCATTCGCATCGAAGATCTACAGCGGCTTTTAAGGATGAGCGAGGATCACAGTATCGTCGCCGCTCGAGCAGAAAGCCGACCGCAACCCTTATCGCCAGCGCTACTGAGGCGTCTGAGCGCGTGGGGCGCTGCCGTTGAGCAGCAGTACAACGAATCGGAAAAAGCCAGATCCCCCGAGCCATGCTGTTTGCAAATGGTCCGCCGGCCTCACTTGTACCAATTGTCTAGCCCCAAAGGCGGCCGAGTTGATTTGGACAACGACACGATTCGTGCCACCTCAATCTCGTAG
- a CDS encoding tetratricopeptide repeat protein, with amino-acid sequence MPKNKNPKRDGSEGVAAAPHRPYDRVTMALMLTAAAAAVVGLGAIFSAWWGVAPPDPNETLEIASRQYVEGNLVLAGELAQTVQIADAKELQAQRDFLMAVGYVARANESELPRAKRQWLARALPILERVASSGFPLGREVEGNRYLGEAYYRLGEFDKAVGVLKQAIDRDPTLRRSLLPMLAMSQLNSTQPSAGLALSTIDLYLADQTQGEAARHEGELIRLDALGQLGRYEDAEELAHAMLKRPIVIRSQSVVHAPDYAEQIKLARGVARIRRSIQRYGREPSETREDRSAVISELADTMADLEDVFREGLPDTVARAQLWAARALICQGLFDQALIQMTAVRQQRPFGAEAIIGGLEEVELLAKLNRGVEMLQTLRFLIREIGDPNGFDPGLVSLKDFRRRIIVALETVRLHGDYEAAIDMSRTLTPVFIPSEALMQEGMAYQDWALRTLEEGTTNGGDVSPTASKLARQRFRAAGDAFARAAELDFDTERYLQTQWSAIDAYQQGRHFERSIRLLRPYLRYEERRRQPRGLVAFGRALLADNKAAEAIESLETCVAEYERDPLRYDARLLLAMAYGEQGNLPMARQYLIDNLQDGELTPQSPAWRDSLFTLAELLYQKAYENHLKAEHADPAERMELLKNNQAILVAAIRRLDEAAERYWPLRRAESAAYLAARSHVLAAEWPRLESKMPDILDAARRSLRNRVNTELELALDGFRNLKDKLLIREDERTLADDSTAMLRNCFLSEADTLKELEQYEEAATAYRTVALRYMNEPPALEAILGQISCARALGRSHEADLMIRQAEVVLQRIPRSFNDQFAKTTRYDRQGWEQLIAWMKSGIQTTDGITNQT; translated from the coding sequence ATGCCTAAAAATAAGAACCCGAAACGAGACGGCTCGGAAGGTGTAGCAGCAGCACCGCATCGTCCGTATGACCGGGTGACGATGGCGCTGATGTTGACGGCTGCCGCCGCCGCCGTCGTCGGACTTGGTGCAATCTTTTCAGCATGGTGGGGTGTTGCTCCACCCGATCCAAATGAAACCCTAGAAATTGCTTCTCGCCAATATGTCGAAGGCAACTTGGTGTTAGCAGGCGAATTGGCTCAAACCGTTCAGATTGCCGACGCGAAAGAGCTACAGGCTCAACGAGACTTTCTGATGGCCGTTGGATACGTTGCCAGAGCGAATGAAAGCGAGTTGCCGCGAGCGAAACGACAATGGCTCGCCAGGGCCTTGCCAATACTCGAACGGGTCGCCTCCAGCGGTTTTCCTTTAGGTCGAGAAGTCGAAGGCAATCGGTATTTGGGGGAAGCCTACTACCGACTCGGCGAATTTGACAAAGCGGTCGGTGTTCTCAAGCAGGCAATTGACCGCGACCCAACCCTACGAAGGTCATTGCTACCCATGCTAGCAATGTCCCAACTAAATTCAACGCAACCTTCGGCTGGCTTGGCGCTGTCAACGATCGATCTTTACTTAGCGGATCAAACACAGGGTGAAGCAGCTCGTCACGAGGGCGAATTGATCCGCCTGGATGCACTAGGCCAGCTGGGACGTTACGAAGACGCGGAAGAACTCGCTCACGCGATGCTGAAGAGACCTATCGTCATCCGCTCGCAATCCGTCGTCCATGCTCCAGACTATGCAGAACAAATTAAGTTAGCCCGTGGTGTCGCTCGCATTCGCCGGTCGATCCAACGCTATGGCCGAGAACCATCGGAAACGCGTGAAGATCGCAGTGCCGTCATTTCGGAACTAGCTGATACGATGGCGGACTTGGAAGATGTCTTTCGTGAAGGTTTGCCCGATACGGTTGCTCGCGCTCAGCTTTGGGCCGCTCGCGCCTTGATTTGCCAAGGATTGTTTGACCAAGCGCTCATTCAAATGACCGCTGTTCGGCAACAACGCCCGTTCGGTGCCGAAGCGATCATCGGTGGCTTGGAGGAGGTCGAGTTGCTGGCAAAGTTAAATCGCGGAGTGGAGATGCTTCAAACGCTTCGCTTCTTAATCCGCGAGATTGGTGATCCCAACGGATTCGATCCTGGCTTGGTTTCTCTTAAAGACTTTCGGCGGCGGATCATTGTTGCTCTTGAAACGGTTCGTCTGCATGGCGATTATGAAGCAGCTATCGACATGTCACGGACCCTGACGCCCGTCTTTATTCCGAGTGAAGCCTTGATGCAAGAGGGGATGGCTTATCAGGATTGGGCGCTGCGCACCCTTGAGGAAGGGACAACCAATGGTGGTGACGTGTCGCCCACCGCATCGAAGCTTGCACGCCAACGGTTTCGTGCGGCTGGGGACGCATTTGCCCGAGCCGCCGAACTCGATTTTGATACCGAACGGTACTTGCAAACGCAGTGGTCGGCAATCGATGCATACCAGCAAGGTCGCCATTTCGAAAGAAGCATTCGACTGCTACGTCCCTATCTACGTTACGAAGAACGTCGCCGACAACCCCGAGGACTCGTTGCTTTTGGCAGGGCGTTACTGGCCGACAATAAGGCAGCGGAAGCGATTGAGTCGCTTGAAACCTGTGTTGCCGAGTATGAAAGAGATCCGCTTCGTTACGATGCCCGCTTGTTGTTGGCGATGGCCTATGGTGAACAAGGGAATCTTCCTATGGCTCGCCAATACTTGATCGATAATTTGCAGGATGGTGAATTGACGCCGCAAAGTCCGGCGTGGCGAGATTCGCTGTTCACGCTTGCCGAGTTGCTCTATCAGAAGGCTTATGAAAATCATCTCAAAGCGGAACACGCCGACCCTGCGGAGCGAATGGAATTGTTGAAAAACAACCAAGCAATCCTGGTTGCTGCGATTCGTCGACTGGACGAAGCCGCCGAACGTTATTGGCCCCTTCGGCGAGCCGAGTCGGCCGCATACTTGGCTGCTCGAAGTCATGTGCTTGCCGCAGAGTGGCCCCGGCTCGAATCCAAGATGCCTGATATCCTTGATGCGGCTCGCCGCTCACTAAGAAATCGAGTGAACACGGAACTCGAGCTTGCCCTCGATGGTTTTCGAAATCTCAAAGACAAACTTCTTATTCGAGAAGATGAACGAACTCTTGCAGACGATTCTACCGCGATGCTGCGCAATTGCTTTTTGTCCGAAGCTGACACGCTAAAAGAACTCGAACAATATGAGGAGGCGGCGACGGCCTATCGGACCGTTGCGCTTCGTTATATGAACGAACCGCCAGCGCTCGAGGCAATTCTGGGACAAATCAGCTGTGCTCGAGCTCTCGGGCGATCTCACGAAGCGGATCTGATGATTCGGCAAGCTGAGGTTGTTTTGCAACGAATCCCGCGGTCGTTTAATGACCAATTTGCTAAAACAACTCGCTATGACCGCCAAGGATGGGAGCAGTTGATCGCTTGGATGAAGTCGGGGATTCAAACGACCGATGGAATAACAAACCAAACTTAG
- a CDS encoding tetratricopeptide repeat protein: MSTSQYLSCLWPGLPEIWWRGRLTSLPLAIAFAAALNLFLICGWIYPHWFSGGLFWLGTLFAIAVWLFYVVQGLRGLPELIHPRTVSAEPDRFSEAHQAYLKGEWKLAETLLNGVLAIEPRDPPALIMLCSVYRHQARLDAAEVLLDEIGRLEVADAWWIEIDAERRRLRRELAEKPDSPSESATAEMTVPPAAAA; this comes from the coding sequence ATGAGTACGAGTCAGTATTTGTCGTGTTTGTGGCCAGGACTACCTGAGATTTGGTGGCGTGGCCGATTGACGTCGCTACCGCTGGCGATCGCGTTTGCCGCTGCGCTAAATCTATTCTTGATCTGTGGCTGGATCTATCCCCATTGGTTTTCAGGGGGTCTCTTTTGGCTTGGAACCCTGTTCGCCATCGCGGTTTGGCTGTTCTACGTGGTACAAGGACTTCGGGGTTTGCCTGAATTGATCCACCCGCGCACGGTTAGCGCCGAACCGGATCGGTTCAGCGAAGCCCATCAAGCGTACTTAAAAGGCGAATGGAAGTTGGCGGAAACACTGCTCAACGGCGTCCTAGCGATAGAGCCTCGAGACCCGCCGGCGCTCATCATGCTTTGTTCGGTTTATCGTCATCAGGCACGCTTGGACGCAGCCGAAGTGTTGCTCGACGAAATTGGCCGGTTGGAGGTTGCGGACGCTTGGTGGATCGAGATCGACGCGGAGCGGCGGCGGCTTCGGCGCGAGCTCGCAGAAAAACCGGACTCACCGAGCGAGTCAGCAACTGCCGAAATGACAGTCCCCCCTGCCGCTGCGGCCTAG
- the hisI gene encoding phosphoribosyl-AMP cyclohydrolase, producing the protein MKDNIAVQTENSAIPNFDMGPNHLLPAIAQDASSHRVLMLAWMNAEAWEETLRSGYAVYFSRSRNQLWRKGETSGHRQKVVEIRVDCDADTILVMVEQTGAACHEGYESCFFRKVDAENGVTIAEKRLVDPRDVYGTTK; encoded by the coding sequence TTGAAAGATAATATAGCCGTGCAAACCGAGAATTCAGCGATCCCAAACTTTGACATGGGGCCCAACCATTTGCTTCCTGCGATTGCTCAGGACGCGTCGAGTCACCGCGTGCTGATGCTGGCCTGGATGAATGCCGAGGCATGGGAAGAGACGCTTCGTAGCGGATATGCGGTCTATTTTAGTCGCAGTCGAAACCAGCTTTGGCGAAAGGGAGAAACCAGTGGCCATCGTCAGAAGGTTGTCGAGATTCGGGTCGATTGTGATGCCGATACGATCTTGGTCATGGTCGAACAGACCGGAGCGGCGTGTCATGAAGGCTACGAAAGTTGCTTTTTCCGCAAAGTCGATGCTGAGAACGGGGTGACGATAGCCGAAAAAAGGCTTGTGGATCCAAGAGATGTTTATGGAACAACAAAATGA
- a CDS encoding nucleotide pyrophosphohydrolase, with amino-acid sequence MSLNETTSGNIARLTIQQAQQQVDDWIKTVGVRYFDEMTNLAQLIEEVGEVARILSRTCGEQSSKEGERLGDLGDELADVLFVVICLANQSKIDLSEALIRNLAKKDNRDATRHLNNPKLQ; translated from the coding sequence ATGTCGCTCAATGAAACAACCTCTGGAAATATCGCCAGATTGACGATACAGCAGGCCCAACAACAAGTGGATGATTGGATTAAAACCGTTGGCGTTCGATATTTTGACGAAATGACCAACTTGGCGCAGTTGATCGAGGAGGTAGGTGAAGTTGCCCGCATCTTGTCTAGAACGTGCGGCGAACAATCGAGTAAAGAAGGGGAACGGCTCGGTGATTTGGGCGATGAGTTGGCGGACGTTCTATTCGTTGTTATCTGTTTGGCAAATCAATCGAAGATCGATTTGAGCGAAGCCTTGATCCGAAATTTGGCCAAGAAAGACAACCGGGACGCCACCCGCCATCTCAATAATCCAAAATTGCAGTAG
- a CDS encoding MaoC family dehydratase, which translates to MIGNPPQQSDKLDHETVFLEDMGIGDRWFSPWRDISADDVAEFAVLTGDNDPLHSDDALRSPFGEPIAHGLLGLSVLAGLSSKHPNAATLALVGISDWQFESPIFFGDRVQVCTEVEQIQQHGRRSGRVTWIRQLINQNGKVVQRGRFVTLVATRLRARHPSGRDRSKSLPAR; encoded by the coding sequence ATGATTGGCAATCCGCCTCAACAATCTGACAAATTGGATCACGAAACCGTGTTCCTGGAGGACATGGGCATCGGCGACCGCTGGTTCAGCCCCTGGCGTGATATCTCCGCTGACGATGTAGCGGAGTTTGCCGTATTGACCGGCGACAACGATCCGCTGCATAGTGATGATGCGTTGCGTTCTCCGTTTGGTGAACCGATTGCCCACGGCTTGCTCGGTCTGAGTGTGCTAGCGGGTTTAAGTAGCAAGCATCCCAATGCCGCCACGCTAGCGCTTGTTGGCATATCCGATTGGCAATTTGAATCGCCAATTTTCTTCGGTGATCGTGTTCAAGTCTGCACCGAGGTTGAACAGATTCAACAACATGGGCGTCGCAGCGGCCGAGTGACATGGATTCGCCAATTGATCAATCAAAACGGCAAAGTGGTTCAGCGAGGTCGTTTCGTCACCTTGGTCGCCACGCGTTTACGGGCTCGGCACCCATCGGGCCGCGATCGATCCAAATCGCTACCCGCGCGGTAG
- a CDS encoding DUF502 domain-containing protein, with translation MQSNLPETETPMEPHSKRVGGFRRAVLRGLGVVLPPLLTIAVLIWAWTTIESYVLGPIESSIRSAIVHAIAPGRTHSSVPNGATATGERRLDGFTYKGERYVPDPTKRRFLPEEVVNTVNENADRFGPYTPSPASANAYWHRYVELSYMPRSLVVPVFLIVFTTLLYFAGRLFTFGIGHWLVRSFDSAILRIPIVNKVYGGVKQVTDFAFSDREIEFNRVVAIEYPAKGIWSIGFVTGNGMKAVSMANGEPMLSVLMATSPMPMTGFTVTVKRSDAIDLDITVDEAIQFIVSCGVVVPRGQRYEVPAAKLAETLAAKR, from the coding sequence ATGCAATCGAACCTTCCCGAGACCGAAACGCCAATGGAACCTCATTCAAAGCGAGTGGGTGGATTCCGCCGCGCTGTGCTTCGCGGCCTTGGTGTGGTGCTTCCGCCATTGTTGACCATCGCCGTGCTGATTTGGGCCTGGACGACGATAGAAAGTTACGTCCTGGGGCCGATTGAATCGAGTATTCGTTCCGCGATCGTGCATGCAATCGCTCCTGGAAGAACCCATTCCTCGGTTCCAAATGGCGCGACCGCGACCGGCGAACGACGGCTAGACGGATTCACGTACAAGGGCGAGCGATATGTTCCCGATCCGACAAAACGTCGTTTTTTGCCTGAGGAAGTGGTCAATACCGTCAATGAAAATGCCGATCGATTTGGGCCCTACACACCGTCGCCCGCCAGTGCCAATGCTTACTGGCACCGCTACGTCGAATTGAGCTACATGCCACGGTCGTTAGTCGTTCCCGTGTTCCTGATCGTTTTTACGACCCTTCTCTATTTTGCCGGTCGTTTGTTTACGTTCGGGATCGGGCATTGGCTTGTCCGTTCCTTTGACTCAGCCATTTTGCGAATTCCGATCGTCAACAAGGTCTATGGCGGAGTCAAGCAGGTGACGGATTTTGCGTTTAGCGATCGCGAAATCGAGTTCAATCGTGTCGTTGCGATCGAGTATCCCGCCAAAGGCATTTGGTCGATTGGGTTCGTTACCGGCAATGGCATGAAAGCGGTCTCGATGGCAAATGGCGAACCGATGCTGAGCGTTTTGATGGCGACGAGTCCGATGCCGATGACCGGTTTTACCGTGACGGTGAAACGGAGTGACGCAATCGACTTAGATATCACCGTCGATGAAGCGATCCAGTTTATCGTAAGTTGCGGCGTCGTCGTCCCTCGGGGCCAGCGGTACGAGGTTCCCGCTGCGAAATTAGCGGAGACGCTTGCTGCGAAGAGGTAG
- a CDS encoding ATP-dependent Clp protease ATP-binding subunit — translation MYERFTDRARKVMQLANQEAQRFNHEYIGTEHILLGLVKEGSGVAANVLKNLEVDLRKIRLEVEKLVQSGPEMVTVGKLPQTPRAKKVIEYSMEEARNLNHSYVGTEHILLGLLREQEGVAAQVLMNLGLKLEDVREEVLNLLGHGLEGAEVGERGGRSGDSDSGGSPSGKSSKSKTPALDSFGRDLTELARKGELDPVIGREREIERAIQILCRRTKNNPVLLGEAGVGKTAIIEGFAQQVVSGEVPEILADKRIVVLDLAMMVAGTKYRGQFEERIKAVMTEVRRVKNTILFIDELHTLVGAGGAEGAIDAANVLKPALSRGEIQCIGATTLDEYRKYIEKDNALARRFQEIIVEPTGKKETIEILKGLRERYEEHHRVQFTDDAIVAAVEMSERYITARCLPDKAIDVIDEAGARVRLRTMTRPPDLKEIDEEVEKLNKEKEDAVANQDFEKAANLRDQAEKLRKKKDQITQEWREKSQQTDGVVDEEIIAEVVSKMTGIPLTRLSTEDSMRLMKMEEELHKRVVSQQQAVTAVAKAVRRSRSGLKDPKRPTGSFIFAGPTGVGKTLLAKALAEYMFGDADALVHIDMSEYMEKHNVSRLIGAPPGFVGYEEGGQLTEKIRRRPYAVVLFDEIEKAHPDVFNMMLQVMEEGRLTDSFGRNVDFRNTILIMTTNAGAEAIKNESAFGFQKPDEDASYDSMKSRVMDQIERVFRPEFLNRLDDTIIFRHLTAEDLKLVIDYELSKVRERLLERGLAIVLTDDAKEFLVKKGSNLDYGARPLRRAIEQRIEDPLSEELLQGTFEGQDTIVIDGFKNEKGKTIRLSFRGEKRGLPETEETVAAGVGDSDEAENNNES, via the coding sequence ATGTACGAACGATTTACAGACCGTGCCCGAAAAGTCATGCAGTTGGCTAATCAAGAGGCACAGCGTTTTAACCATGAATACATCGGCACCGAACACATCTTGCTGGGCCTCGTGAAAGAGGGCAGTGGCGTCGCTGCGAACGTGCTCAAAAACCTCGAAGTCGATCTACGGAAGATTCGGCTGGAGGTTGAGAAGTTGGTACAAAGCGGGCCTGAAATGGTGACCGTTGGCAAGTTGCCACAGACGCCACGTGCTAAAAAAGTCATCGAGTACTCGATGGAAGAAGCTCGCAATTTAAACCACAGCTATGTGGGAACCGAGCACATTCTACTTGGACTGCTTCGCGAACAAGAGGGCGTCGCGGCTCAAGTCTTGATGAACCTGGGCTTGAAACTCGAAGATGTCCGCGAAGAGGTCTTGAATCTACTCGGCCACGGGCTCGAAGGGGCAGAGGTCGGCGAGCGTGGCGGTCGTAGCGGTGATAGCGATAGCGGCGGAAGCCCGTCGGGGAAAAGCAGCAAGAGCAAAACCCCAGCTCTCGACAGCTTTGGGCGTGATTTAACCGAATTGGCTCGCAAGGGCGAACTGGATCCTGTCATTGGACGCGAACGAGAAATTGAGCGCGCCATCCAAATCCTCTGTCGCCGAACCAAGAACAATCCTGTTTTGCTCGGCGAAGCGGGTGTCGGTAAAACCGCGATTATCGAAGGCTTCGCCCAACAAGTCGTCTCGGGCGAAGTCCCCGAGATCTTGGCGGATAAACGAATTGTCGTTCTCGACTTGGCAATGATGGTCGCCGGAACAAAGTATCGTGGTCAGTTTGAAGAACGCATCAAAGCGGTGATGACCGAAGTCCGCCGCGTCAAAAACACGATCCTGTTCATCGACGAACTTCATACGCTGGTCGGTGCTGGTGGTGCCGAAGGTGCGATTGATGCAGCGAACGTATTGAAACCCGCTTTATCACGAGGCGAGATCCAATGCATCGGGGCGACGACGCTCGACGAGTACCGCAAGTACATCGAAAAAGACAATGCATTGGCCCGACGTTTCCAAGAGATCATCGTCGAACCGACGGGGAAAAAGGAAACCATCGAAATTTTGAAAGGGCTTCGTGAACGTTACGAAGAACACCACCGTGTCCAATTCACCGATGATGCGATCGTTGCCGCCGTCGAAATGAGCGAGCGATACATTACGGCTCGATGCTTGCCCGATAAAGCAATCGATGTGATCGACGAAGCGGGCGCGCGTGTGCGACTTCGCACCATGACGCGTCCACCCGATTTGAAAGAGATCGACGAGGAAGTCGAAAAGCTGAATAAGGAAAAAGAGGACGCGGTCGCCAATCAAGACTTTGAAAAGGCTGCCAACCTGCGTGACCAGGCCGAAAAACTTCGCAAGAAGAAAGACCAAATCACGCAAGAATGGCGAGAAAAGAGTCAACAAACCGATGGCGTTGTGGATGAGGAAATCATCGCCGAAGTCGTCAGTAAAATGACCGGTATCCCACTCACCCGCTTGTCGACCGAAGACAGCATGCGGTTGATGAAGATGGAAGAAGAACTTCACAAACGAGTCGTGAGCCAACAGCAAGCGGTCACCGCGGTTGCGAAGGCGGTTCGACGTAGCCGTAGTGGATTGAAAGATCCAAAACGCCCGACAGGCTCGTTCATCTTTGCCGGACCGACCGGGGTCGGTAAGACACTGCTCGCCAAAGCGCTCGCGGAATACATGTTCGGCGATGCCGATGCTCTCGTGCATATCGATATGAGCGAGTACATGGAAAAGCATAACGTCAGCCGTTTAATCGGTGCCCCTCCCGGATTCGTTGGCTACGAAGAAGGTGGGCAGTTGACAGAAAAAATTCGTCGCCGTCCCTACGCGGTGGTTCTGTTTGACGAAATCGAAAAGGCTCACCCAGACGTGTTCAACATGATGCTTCAGGTGATGGAAGAAGGACGTCTGACCGATTCGTTCGGTCGCAACGTCGACTTCCGAAACACGATTTTGATCATGACGACCAATGCGGGTGCCGAAGCGATCAAGAATGAATCAGCATTCGGTTTTCAAAAACCGGACGAAGACGCCAGCTATGATTCGATGAAGAGTCGCGTCATGGATCAGATCGAGCGTGTTTTCCGCCCAGAGTTCTTAAACCGCTTGGACGACACGATCATCTTCCGTCACTTGACAGCGGAAGATTTGAAGTTGGTCATCGATTACGAATTGTCGAAGGTACGCGAACGATTGCTCGAACGCGGGTTAGCAATCGTTCTCACCGACGACGCCAAGGAATTCTTGGTGAAGAAGGGAAGTAACCTTGACTACGGTGCTCGTCCGCTTCGCCGCGCGATTGAACAACGGATCGAAGATCCGCTCAGCGAAGAATTGCTGCAGGGAACTTTCGAAGGTCAAGATACGATCGTGATTGACGGCTTCAAGAACGAAAAGGGAAAGACGATTCGACTGAGCTTCCGAGGCGAAAAGCGAGGCTTGCCGGAAACCGAAGAAACGGTTGCCGCCGGTGTCGGCGACTCGGACGAGGCCGAAAACAACAACGAGTCCTAG
- a CDS encoding RidA family protein, producing MNAEQKIKELNLQLTNAPSPMGLYKPVLVVGNMAYLSGHGPLTEDKTLVTGRLGFDLDVKEGYDAARLTGLSMLSSLQTHLGSLNKIKRLVKLVGLVRSTNGFNQQPAVINGCSELMRDIFGDDAGVGARSAIGVKALPANMAVEIEAIFEIEV from the coding sequence ATGAACGCTGAGCAAAAAATAAAAGAACTAAATCTCCAACTAACCAACGCTCCCTCACCGATGGGGCTCTACAAGCCAGTCTTGGTGGTTGGAAACATGGCCTATCTATCGGGGCACGGACCGCTCACGGAAGACAAGACCCTGGTGACGGGACGATTGGGATTCGATCTGGACGTCAAAGAGGGCTACGATGCCGCTCGGTTGACCGGGTTGTCGATGTTGTCGTCACTGCAAACTCACTTAGGCAGTTTGAACAAGATCAAACGTCTCGTCAAACTGGTCGGTTTGGTCCGTAGTACAAACGGATTCAATCAACAACCAGCCGTTATCAATGGCTGCAGTGAATTGATGCGGGACATCTTTGGCGACGATGCAGGGGTCGGCGCACGCAGTGCGATCGGTGTCAAAGCCTTGCCTGCCAACATGGCTGTTGAGATCGAGGCGATCTTCGAAATCGAGGTTTAG
- a CDS encoding DUF1571 domain-containing protein, with product MTIRSSCDVCFAHSKWCVILLLSLVPSVSQETSAQQAIAVSSKTNRTAVADLKSEHPLDPALRMANASLQNLRENIHDYEAVFVKRCRVDGALPKLQYANVKIRNRKVQAGQTTAPFSVYLNFLAPASVKGREVIWVEGRNNGNMVAHESGLKGMINVNLDPNGYLAMRGQRHPITEIGIENLLVKLIETGSRDRQQGECDVQFFSNAKIRDTACTMLQVVHHEKKDCFDFHIARVYFDQSLNIPIRYESWSWPTTDGGQPVLEEEYTYLNVNLNVGLRDSDFDIANPAYQFR from the coding sequence ATGACGATAAGATCTTCGTGCGATGTTTGCTTCGCTCATTCCAAATGGTGTGTAATCCTCTTGCTATCGCTCGTGCCATCGGTCTCTCAAGAGACCTCGGCTCAGCAAGCGATTGCGGTCTCTAGTAAAACCAATCGTACCGCGGTTGCCGATCTCAAGAGCGAGCATCCACTCGACCCTGCACTGCGGATGGCAAACGCCAGCCTGCAAAATCTGCGTGAGAACATTCACGATTACGAGGCCGTCTTCGTAAAGCGATGTCGCGTCGATGGCGCTTTGCCAAAGCTACAGTACGCAAACGTCAAAATTCGCAATCGCAAGGTTCAGGCCGGACAAACGACGGCACCCTTTTCGGTCTATTTGAATTTCCTCGCTCCCGCCTCGGTGAAAGGCCGTGAAGTGATCTGGGTCGAAGGCCGGAACAACGGAAACATGGTCGCTCATGAATCAGGACTGAAAGGGATGATCAATGTGAATTTGGATCCCAACGGCTATTTGGCGATGCGGGGCCAAAGGCATCCGATCACCGAAATCGGTATCGAGAATTTGTTGGTCAAGTTGATCGAAACGGGATCGCGAGATCGCCAGCAAGGAGAATGTGATGTGCAGTTTTTTTCGAATGCAAAAATTCGCGATACCGCTTGCACGATGCTACAAGTGGTTCATCATGAGAAAAAAGACTGCTTTGATTTCCATATCGCCCGGGTGTATTTTGACCAATCTCTCAATATTCCGATTCGCTACGAATCGTGGTCTTGGCCGACAACGGATGGTGGACAGCCCGTCTTAGAAGAAGAGTACACGTATCTCAACGTCAACCTGAACGTCGGGCTTCGTGATTCCGACTTCGATATCGCCAACCCAGCTTACCAGTTTCGGTAA